In a genomic window of Nomascus leucogenys isolate Asia chromosome 4, Asia_NLE_v1, whole genome shotgun sequence:
- the NBEAL2 gene encoding neurobeachin-like protein 2 isoform X2, whose translation MEPALGPGVQKDLGYLQQWLKAFVGAFKKSISLSSLEPRRPEEAGAEVPLLPLDELHVLAEQLHQADLEQALLLLKLFIILCRNLENIEAGRGQVLVPRVLALLTKLVAELKGCPPPQGQGTQLENVALHALLLCEGLFDPYQTWRRQRSGEVISSKEKSKYKFPPAALPREFSAFFQESLQNADHLPPVLLLRLIHLFCAILAGGKENGQMAVSDGSVKGLLSVVRGWSRGPAPDPRLVPLALEALVGAVHVLHASRTPPRGPELRALLESYFHVLNADWPAGLSSGPEEALVTLRVSMLDAIPMMLACEDRPVLQATFLSNNCFEHLTRLIQNSKLYLQSRAPPEGDSDLATRLLTEPDVQKVLDQDTDAIAVHVVRVLTCIMSDSPSAKEVFKERIGYPHLQEVLQSHGPPTHRLLQELLNMAVEGDHSMCPPPPIRNEQPVLVLAQWLPSLPTAELQLFLAQRLRWLCDSCPASRATCVQAGLVGCLLETLSTGLALEARCQEQLLALLQALGRVSIRPMELRHLLRPPPGLDSGPGGAEAGKARHAGAIIRALSGMARHQGPARALRYFDLTPSMAGIMVPSVQRWPGPGFTFHAWLCLHLMDTAPTPAPTRPLQRKQLYSFFTSSGSGFEAFFTAAGTLVVAVCTRKEYLTMSLPEVSFADSAWHCVAIVHVPGRRPFSQNLVHVYKDGHLVKTAPLRCPSLSEPFSSCCIGSAGYRTTTTTTGLPTPPVPATLAYTHPTLTRSQSVPASTGLGWGSGLVAPLQEGSIDSTLAGTQDTRWGSPTSLEGELGAVAIFHEALQATALRTLCTLGPNETAPFKPEGELHELSTRLLLHYSPQACKNNICLDLSPSHGLDGRLTGHRVETWDVKDVVNCVGGMGALLPLLERVAAQPKEAEAGPAETHDLVGPELTSGHNTQGLVLPLGKSSEERMERNAVAAFLLMLRNFLQGHVVNQESLVQCQGPAIIGALLRKVPSWAMDMNVLMSAQLLMEQVAAEGSGPLLYLLYQHLLFNFHLWTLSDFAVRLGHIQYMSSIVREHRQKLRKKYGVQFILDALRTHYSPQRERPLAADDLRTVQTSLLGLAREFLVRSLSADDVQVTQTMLSFLAATGNDGQVVGVLDLLLDLLHGSLVQESLAVFLLEPGNLEVLLALLVRPGSLPLLPDRVCKILRRLQQNERLPERSRQRLRLRECGLQGLVACLPEGTVSPQLCQGLYKLFLGTDCLNLSDLLAVVQLSLQADLSVRLDICRQLFHLIYGQPDVVRLLARQAGWQDVLTRLYVLEAATAGSPPLSSPESPTSPKPTPHKPPAESPAEPSDVFLPSEAPCPDPDGFYHALSPFCTPFDLGLERSSVGSGNIAGGGGSSGTLTPASHPGTPSPLDGPRPFPAAPGRHSSSLSNVLEDGSLPEPTISGDDTSNTSNPQQTSEEELCNLLTNVLFSVTWRGVEGSDEVAWRERGQVFSVLTQLGASATLVRPPDCIKRSLLEMMLESALTDIKEAPVGVVASLTQQALWLLRLLQDFLCAEGHGNQELWSEKLFEGVCSLLDRLGAWPHLANGTADLREMAQIGLRLVLGYILLEDPQLHAQAYVRLHMLLQTAVPARREEACYVLSKLEAALGRALNASSSESATDEAGPPPAAAAAAERCSWLVPLVRTLLDRAYEPLGLQWGLPSLPPTNGSPTFFEDFQAFCATPEWRHFIDKQVQPTMSQFEMDTYAKSHDLMSGFWNACYDMLMSGGQRRQRERAQSRRAFQELVLEPAQRRARLEGLRYTAALKQQAAQHSTALLHWGALWRQLASPCGAWALRDPPTLRWKLSSAETYSRMRLKLVPNHHFDPHLEASALRDNLGEVPLTPTEEASLPLAVTKEAKVSTPPEELQEDQLGEDELAELETPMEAAELDEQREKLVLSAECQLVTVVAVVPGLLEVTTQNVYFYDGSTERVETEEGIGYDFRRPLAQLREVHLRRFNLRRSALELFFIDQANYFLNFPCKVGTTPASSPSQTPRPQPGPIPPHTQVRNQVYSWLLRLRPPSQGYLSSRSPQEMLRASGLTQKWVQREISNFEYLMQLNTIAGRTYNDLSQYPVFPWVLQDYVSPTLDLSNPAVFRDLSKPIGVVNPKHAQLVREKYESFEDPAGTIDKFHYGTHYSNAAGVMHYLIRVEPFTSLHVQLQSGRFDCSDRQFHSVAAAWQARLESPADVKELIPEFFYFPDFLENQNGFDLGCLQLTNEKVADVVLPPWASSPEDFIQQHRQALESEYVSAHLHEWIDLIFGYKQRGPAAEEALNVFYYCTYEGAVDLDHVTDERERKALEGIISNFGQTPCQLLKEPHPTRLSVEEAAHRLARLDTNSPSIFQHLDQLKAFFAEVVSDGVPLVLALVPHRQPHSFITQGSPDLLVTVSASGLLGTHSWLPYDRNISNYFSFSKDPTVGSHKTQRLLSGPWVPGSGVSGQALAVAPDGKLLFSGGHWDGSLRVTALPRGKLLSQLSRHLDVVTCLALDTCGIYLISGSRDTTCMVWRLLHQGGLSVGLAPKPVQVLYGHGAAVSCVAISTELDMAVSGSEDGTVIIHTVRRGQFVAALRPPGATLPGPIFHLALGSEGQIVVQSSASERPGAQVTYSLHLYSVNGKLRASLPLAEQPTALTVTEDFVLLGTAQCALHILQLNTLLPAAPPLPMKVAIRSVAVTKERSHVLVGLEDGKLIVVVAGQPSEVRSSQFARKLWRSSRRISQVSSGETEYNPAEAR comes from the exons ATGGAACCAGCTCTGGGGCCTGGGGTCCAG AAGGACCTCGGTTACCTGCAGCAGTGGCTGAAGGCCTTCGTAGGTGCCTTCAAGAAGAGCATCTCACTGTCCTCTCTGGAGCCAAGAAG GCCAGAGGAGGCAGGTGCAGAGGTCCCGCTGCTACCACTGGATGAGCTGCATGTGCTGGCCGAACAGCTGCACCAGGCCGACCTGGAGCAAGCCCTCCTGCTACTCAAGCTCTTCATCATTCTCTGCAG GAACCTGGAGAACATAGAGGCAGGCCGGGGCCAGGTGCTAGTGCCCCGAGTGCTGGCACTGTTGACCAAGTTGGTGGCGGAG CTGAAAGGATGCCCACCACCCCAGGGCCAAGGGACGCAGTTGGAGAATGTGGCCCTACATGCTCTGCTTCTCTGCGAGGGCCTCTTTGACCCTTACCAAACCTGGCGGCGCCAGCGCAGTGG GGAAGTCATCAGCTCCAAGGAGAAGAGCAAATACAAGTTCCCTCCCGCTGCTTTGCCCCGGGAATTCAGTGCCTTCTTCCAAG AGAGCCTACAGAATGCAGACCACTTGCCTCCCGTACTACTGTTGCGTCTCATCCACCTCTTCTGCGCCATCCTCGCTGGAGGAAAG GAGAATGGGCAGATGGCTGTAAGTGATGGCTCTGTGAAGGGCCTGCTGAGTGTGGTGCGGGGCTGGAGCCGTGGGCCAGCCCCGGACCCCCGCCTAGTGCCACTGGCTCTAGAGGCACTGGTGGGTGCAGTCCATGTCTTGCATGCCAGCCGCACACCTCCTCGTGGCCCAGAGCTTCGTGCCCTGCTTGAGAGCTACTTCCATGTCCTTAATGCTGACTGGCCAGCTGGTCTGAGCTCAGGCCCCGAAGAGGCCCTTGTCACCCTCCGGGTCAGCATGCTCG ACGCCATCCCCATGATGCTGGCATGTGAAGACCGGCCAGTGCTGCAAGCCACCTTCCTCAGCAACAATTGCTTTGAACACCTCACTCGGCTCATTCAGAACAGCAAG CTGTACCTGCAGTCCCGGGCGCCCCCTGAGGGGGACAGTGACCTGGCTACCCGGTTACTGACTGAGCCCGATGTCCAAAAG gtCCTGGACCAAGACACAGACGCCATTGCAGTCCATGTAGTCAGAGTGCTGACCTGCATCATGAGTGACTCCCCCTCGGCCAAG GAGGTGTTTAAGGAGCGCATCGGCTACCCTCACCTGCAGGAGGTTCTGCAGAGCCATGGTCCCCCCACCCATCGGCTGTTGCAAGAGCTGCTCAACATG GCTGTGGAGGGTGACCACAGCATGTGCCCACCTCCACCAATCCGCAACGAGCAGCCAGTACTGGTGCTGGCGCAGTGGCTGCCGTCATTGCCCACCGCTGAGCTGCAGCTCTTCCTAGCACAACGCCTCAGGTGGCTCTGTGACAGCTGCCCCGCCAGCCGTGCCACCTGCGTGCAGGCAGGCCTGGTGGGCTGCCTGTTGGAGACACTCAGCACAGGGCTAGCCCTGGAGGCCCGCTGCCAAGAGCAGCTGCTGGCACTGCTACAAGCACTGGGCCGTGTATCAATAAGGCCCATGGAGCTGCGTCACTTGCTGCGCCCCCCGCCAGGATTGGACTCGGGACCAGGCGGAGCTGAGGCTGGAAAGGCCCGACATGCAGGTGCTATCATCCGCGCATTATCAGGCATGGCCAGGCACCAGGGTCCTGCACGTGCTCTGCGCTACTTTGACCTCACGCCCAGCATGGCGGGCATCATGGTACCCTCTGTACAGCGATGGCCAGGGCCTGGCTTCACCTTTCATGCCTGGCTCTGTCTGCACCTTATGGATACAGCAccaacccctgcccccacccgACCACTCCAGCGAAAGCAGCTGTACAG CTTCTTTACCAGCAGCGGCTCAGGGTTTGAGGCCTTCTTCACGGCGGCCGGGACCCTGGTGGTGGCTGTGTGCACACGGAAGGAGTATTTGACCATGAGTTTGCCCGAAGTGTCCTTTGCCGACTCTGCCTGG CACTGCGTGGCTATCGTCCATGTGCCTGGGCGCCGGCCCTTCAGCCAGAACCTGGTCCATGTCTACAAAGACGGCCATCTGGTCAAGACAGCACCCCTTCGCTGCCCCTCCCTCAGTGAG CCTTTCTCCTCCTGCTGTATCGGCTCCGCTGGATACCGCACAACGACCACCACCACGGGGCTGCCCACACCACCAGTCCCCGCTACCCTGGCTTACACTCATCCCACCCTCACCCGCTCCCAGTCAGTCCCAGCCTCCACAGGGCTTGGCTGGGGGTCCGGGCTGGTGGCCCCCCTGCAGGAGGGCAGCATCGACTCTACCCTCGCAGGCACCCAGGACACTCGGTGGGGCAGCCCCACATCCCTGGAGGGTGAGCTGGGGGCTGTGGCCATCTTTCACGAAGCTCTGCAGGCGACGGCTCTGAGGACCCTGTGCACCCTGG ggCCCAATGAGACGGCACCCTTCAAGCCTGAGGGGGAGCTGCATGAGCTCAGCACCAGGCTGCTCCTCCATTACTCACCTCAG GCTTGTAAGAACAACATCTGCCTGGACCTTTCCCCCAGTCATGGGCTTGATGGGCGCCTGACGGGCCACAGAGTGGAGACCTGGGATGTGAAG GATGTGGTGAACTGCGTTGGGGGTATGGGTGCCCTGCTGCCCCTGCTGGAGCGAGTAGCTGCACAGCccaaagaggctgaggcaggtccaGCTGAAACGCATGACCTTGTGGGTCCTGAACTGACCTCTGGTCACAACACCCAGGGCCTGGTTCTTCCATTGGGTAAATCTTCAG AGGAACGGATGGAGAGGAACGCAGTGGCTGCTTTTCTGCTGATGCTGCGGAACTTCCTTCAGGGTCACGTGGTGAACCAAGAGAGCCTGGTGCAGTGCCAGGGGCCTGCCATCATCGGGGCCCTCCTGCgaaag GTCCCAAGCTGGGCCATGGACATGAACGTGCTCATGTCCGCCCAGCTGCTGATGGAGCAGGTGGCAGCTGAGGGCAGCGGGCCCCTCCTGTACCTACTCTACCAGCATTTGCTCTTCAACTTTCACCTCTGGACCCTCAGTGACTTCGCCGTGCGCCTCG GCCACATCCAGTACATGTCCAGCATAGTTCGGGAGCACAGACAGAAGCTTCGGAAGAAGTACGGCGTCCAGTTTATCTTGGATGCTCTGCGCACCCACTACAG CCCGCAGCGGGAGCGCCCCCTGGCTGCTGATGACCTACGCACCGTGCAGACCTCCCTCCTGGGCCTGGCCAGGGAGTTCCTGGTGCGGAGTCTCTCAGCAGATGACGTGCAGGTCACACAGACCATGCTGAGCTTTTTGGCGGCCACAGGCAATGATGGTCAG GTGGTGGGTGTGCTGGACCTGCTGCTGGACCTGCTGCATGGTTCCCTGGTGCAGGAGTCCTTGGCTGTCTTTTTGTTGGAGCCAGGGAACCTCGAAGTGCTACTGGCCCTGCTAGTGCGGCCAGGGTCACTGCCCCTGCTGCCTGATCGAGTCTGCAAG ATCCTGCGCAGACTGCAGCAGAACGAGCGGCTACCTGAGCGGAGCCGCCAGCGCCTCCGGCTGCGGGAGTGTGGTCTCCAGGGTCTGGTTGCCTGCTTGCCTGAGGGGACTGTTTCCCCCCAGCTCTGCCAGGGCCTCTACAAGCTGTTCCTGGGGACAG ATTGCCTGAACCTCTCAGATCTGCTGGCTGTGGTACAGCTGTCCCTCCAGGCTGACCTCAGCGTTCGCCTAGACATCTGTCGCCAG CTCTTCCACCTCATCTATGGACAGCCAGATGTGGTGCGGCTTCTGGCCCGACAGGCTGGCTGGCAGGATGTGCTGACCCGGCTATATGTCCTGGAGGCTGCCACAGCCGGCAgtccccctctctcttccccagaGTCACCTACCTCCCCCAAGCCAACCCCACACAAGCCACCCGCTGAGTCACCTGCTGAGCCTTCAGATGTCTTCCTGCCCTCAGAGGCCCCCTGCCCTGACCCTGATGGCTTTTACCATGCTCTCTCCCCATTCTGCACGCCCTTTGACCTGGGCCTGGAACGGTCTAGTGTAGGATCAGGCAACATTGCTGGTGGTGGCGGCAGCAGTGGGACTCTTACTCCAGCCAGCCACCCCGGCACTCCTTCCCCACTGGATGGGCCGCGGCCCTTTCCTGCTGCTCCTGGCCGCCACAGCTCCAGTCTCTCCAATGTGCTGGAGGACGGCAGCCTCCCGGAGCCCACCATTAGCGGGGATGATACCTCAAACACCAGCAACCCACAG CAAACCTCTGAGGAAGAGTTATGCAATCTGCTCACCAACGTGCTGTTCTCGGTGACGTGGCGTGGCGTGGAAGGCAGCGATGAGGTTGCCTGGCGGGAGCGTGGCCAGGTTTTCTCGGTGCTCACCCAGCTGGGGGCCTCAGCGACACTTGTGCGCCCACCAGACTGCATCAAGCGCAG CCTCCTGGAGATGATGCTGGAGTCAGCCCTAACGGACATCAAAGAGGCCCCCGTGGGGGTCGTGGCCAGCCTCACCCAGCAGGCACTTTGGCTGCTGCGTCTGCTGCAGGACTTCCTGTGTGCTGAAGGCCATGGTAACCAGGAACTGTGGAGTGAGAAG CTCTTTGAAGGTGTATGCAGCCTACTTGATCGCCTGGGAGCCTGGCCCCACCTGGCCAACGGCACAGCCGATCTCCGTGAGATGGCACAGATTGGCCTACGGCTTGTACTTGGCTACATCCTGCTGGAAGACCCACAG CTGCATGCCCAGGCCTACGTAAGATTGCACATGCTGCTACAGACTGCAGTGCCAGCCCGCCGCGAGGAGGCCTGCTATGTGCTCTCCAAGCTGGAGGCTGCACTGGGGCGGGCCCTGAACGCCTCTTCCTCCGAGTCAGCCACTGATGAGGCAGGGCCCCCACCTGCAGCCGCAGCAGCTGCAGAGCGCTGCTCCTGGCTGGTGCCACTGGTGCGCACGCTGCTAGACCGTGCCTATGAGCCGCTGGGGCTGCAGTGGGGACTGCCCTCCCTGCCACCCACCAATGGCAGCCCCACCTTCTTTGAAGACTTCCAGGCTTTTTGTGCCACACCCGAATGGCGCCACTTCATCGACAAACAG GTGCAGCCAACCATGTCCCAGTTCGAAATGGACACGTATGCTAAGAGCCACGACCTTATGTCAGGTTTCTGGAATGCCTGCTATGACATGCTCATGAGCGGTGGGCAGCGGCGCCAGCGGGAGCGCGCCCAGAGTCGTCGGGCCTTCCAG GAGCTGGTGCTGGAACCTGCGCAGAGGCGGGCGCGCCTGGAGGGGCTACGCTACACCGCAGCGCTGAAGCAGCAGGCAGCGCAGCACTCCACGGCCCTGCTGCACTGGGGAGCGCTGTGGCGCCAGCTCGCCAGCCCATGTGGGGCCTGGGCGCTGAG GGACCCTCCCACCCTCCGCTGGAAACTGTCCAGCGCCGAGACATACTCACGCATGCGTCTGAAGCTGGTGCCCAACCATCACTTCGACCCTCACCTGGAAGCCAGTGCTCTCCGCGACAATCTGG GTGAGGTTCCCCTGACACCCACCGAGGAGGCCTCACTGCCTCTGGCAGTGACCAAAGAGGCCAAAGTGAGCACCCCACCCGAGGAGCTGCAGGAGGACCAGCTCGGCGAGGACGAGCTGGCTGAGCTGGAGACTCC GATGGAGGCAGCAGAACTGGATGAACAGCGTGAGAAGCTGGTGCTATCGGCTGAGTGCCAGCTGGTGACGGTAGTGGCCGTGGTCCCAGGGCTGCTGGAGGTCACCACACAGAATGTGTACTTCTACGACGGCAGCACTGAGCGCGTGGAAACTGAGGAGG GCATCGGCTATGATTTCCGGCGCCCACTGGCCCAGCTGCGTGAGGTCCACCTGCGGCGTTTCAACCTGCGCCGTTCAGCACTTGAGCTCTTCTTTATCGATCAGGCCAACTACTTCCTCAATTTCCCATGCAAGGTGGGCACGACCCCAGCCTCATCTCCTAGCCAGACTCCcaggccccagcctggccccatcccaccccacacCCAGGTACGGAACCAGGTGTACTCGTGGCTCCTGCGCCTACGGCCCCCGTCTCAAGGCTACCTAAGCAGCCGCTCCCCCCAGGAGATGCTGCGTGCCTCAGGCCTTACCCAG AAATGGGTACAGCGTGAGATATCCAACTTCGAGTACTTGATGCAACTCAACACCATTGCGGGGCGGACCTACAATGACCTGTCTCAGTACCCCGTG TTCCCCTGGGTCCTGCAGGACTACGTGTCCCCAACCCTGGACCTCAGCAACCCAGCCGTCTTCCGGGACCTGTCTAAGCCCATCGGTGTGGTGAACCCCAAGCATGCCCAGCTCGTGAGGGAGAA GTATGAAAGCTTTGAGGACCCAGCGGGGACCATTGACAAGTTCCACTATGGCACCCACTACTCCAATGCAGCAGGCGTGATGCACTACCTCATCCGCGTGGAGCCCTTCACCTCCCTGCACGTCCAGCTGCAGAGTGGCCG ctttGACTGCTCCGACCGGCAGTTCCACTCGGTGGCGGCAGCCTGGCAGGCACGCCTGGAGAGCCCTGCCGATGTGAAGGAGCTCATCCCAGAATTCTTCTACTTTCCTGACTTCCTGGAGAACCAGAACG GTTTTGACCTGGGCTGTCTCCAGCTGACCAACGAGAAGGTGGCTGATGTGGTGCTGCCCCCGTGGGCCAGCTCTCCTGAGGACTTCATCCAGCAGCACCGCCAGGCTCTG GAGTCCGAGTATGTGTCTGCACACCTGCACGAGTGGATCGACCTCATCTTTGGCTACAAGCAGCGGGGGCCAGCCGCCGAGGAAGCCCTCAATGTTTTCTATTACTGCACCTATGAGG GGGCCGTAGACCTTGACCATGTGACAGATGAGCGGGAACGGAAGGCTCTGGAGGGCATTATCAGCAACTTCGGGCAGACTCCCTGTCAGCTGCTGAAG GAGCCACATCCAACTCGGCTCTCAGTTGAGGAAGCAGCCCATCGCCTTGCACGCCTGGACACTAACTCACCTAGCATCTTCCAGCACCTGGACCAACTCAAGGCATTCTTCGCAGAG GTTGTCAGTGATGGTGTACCCCTGGTGCTAGCCCTGGTCCCCCACCGGCAGCCCCACTCCTTCATCACCCAGGGTTCCCCAGACCTGTTG GTGACCGTGAGTGCCAGTGGGCTGCTGGGCACCCACAGCTGGTTGCCCTATGACCGCAACATAAGCAACTACTTCAGCTTCAGCAAAGACCCCACCGTGGGCAGCCACAA GACACAGCGACTGCTGAGTGGCCCGTGGGTGCCAGGCAGTGGTGTGAGTGGACAAGCACTGGCAGTGGCCCCTGATGGAAAGCTGCTATTCAGCGGTGGCCACTGGGATGGCAGCCTACGAGTGACTGCACTACCCCGTGGCAAGCTGTTGAGCCAGCTCAGCCGCCACCTTG ATGTAGTAACCTGCCTTGCACTGGACACCTGTGGCATCTACCTCATCTCAGGCTCCCGGGACACCACGTGCATGGTGTGGCGGCTCCTGCATCAG GGTGGTCTGTCAGTAGGCCTGGCACCAAAGCCTGTGCAGGTCCTGTATGGGcatggggctgcagtgagctgtgtggcCATCAGCACTGAACTTGACATGGCTGTGTCTGGATCTgag GATGGAACTGTGATCATACACACTGTACGCCGTGGCCAGTTTGTGGCGGCACTACGGCCTCCGGGTGCCACATTGCCTGGACCTATTTTCCATCTGGCATTGGGGTCCGAAGGCCAGATTGTGGTACAGAGCTCAGCGTCGGAACGTCCTGGGGCCCAG GTCACCTACTCCTTGCACCTGTATTCAGTCAATGGGAAGTTGCGGGCTTCACTGCCCCTGGCAGAGCAGCCTACAGCCCTGACGGTGACAGAGGACTTTGTGTTGCTGGGTACCGCCCAGTGCGCCCTGCACATCCTCCAACTAAACAC ACTGCTCCCGGCCGCGCCTCCCTTGCCCATGAAGGTGGCCATCCGTAGCGTGGCCGTGACCAAGGAGCGCAGCCACGTGCTGGTGGGCCTGGAGGACGGCAAGCTCATCGTGGTGGTCGCGGGGCAGCCCTCTGAG GTGCGCAGCAGCCAGTTCGCGCGGAAGCTGTGGCGGTCCTCGCGGCGCATCTCCCAGGTGTCCTCGGGAGAGACGGAATACAACCCTGCTGAGGCGCGCTGA